The Trypanosoma brucei gambiense DAL972 chromosome 10, complete sequence genome has a segment encoding these proteins:
- a CDS encoding mitochondrial carrier protein, putative codes for MLAKDVDAGRSTTSSTTGVPYIPTDVIVKKVAPLIFLPPEHIRELVQCFDHEGKGGLSEAQWSRFCEEHHKRFTSLGQYEIDFERFQYYGEFSATEEPSSAARVVQGVVRFLEGFAAGGIAGAVSKTVIAPADKVKIIFQVDSQRRFSLYNACKLGMATVRKHGIAGLWIGNGATMIRVVPYAAVTFVTFDYYREGFQYLLIADRTSTSKNEGTMVIIRFLSGSLSGATATACTYPLDLMRARLAVHNFDKGVIPSYCRAYRSLVADHGWRSLYSGLVPTVIGIMPYAGCSFAVFETLKSYIVRWRELSSEKSISVHERIVAGGFAGLVAQSATYPLDIVRRRMQVTPGRYRGVFHALRVIYKEEGFLQGWYKGLSMNWIKGPIAVSTVFTVNDIVKRRMREYDEEVVKYSRRGNLVSLPEGLVCGMMAACVAQTCTAALLQLKILFQVCLGRLYSRTTGRHGPLSNGLLCWRGVAAHGGDVTMMRVISYGALTYSLFDICQTASERLLFSLTPTPATNFVAGAVATAAATALLYPIAHVGARAVKHTTPRHFHSHYWLLHDIAKAQSPRSFREWSTFAAMGVGPVGGVGFATYEFLKEHCHCTSFGHRLFAGVLASFVGHVTTYFINVGRRRGQVEQLTSSGVVDAKSVCLKPGFYASFRRCMPRRWPVSATTFGISLAVNDMCRDLVIQERKEILHDIFFTR; via the coding sequence ATGCTGGCCAAGGACGTTGATGCAGGTCGGTCTACAACTTCTTCCACGACGGGAGTACCGTACATTCCAACTGACGTCATAGTGAAGAAGGTGGCCCCACTGATTTTCCTTCCGCCTGAACATATTCGAGAGCTTGTACAGTGCTTCGAtcacgaaggaaaaggaggactCTCGGAGGCACAGTGGAGTCGTTTCTGCGAAGAGCATCACAAGCGGTTTACCTCCTTAGGACAATATGAGATCGACTTCGAAAGATTTCAATATTACGGCGAGTTCTCCGCTACTGAAGAACCGAGTTCTGCTGCTCGAGTCGTCCAGGGAGTTGTACGTTTCCTAGAAGGGTTTGCCGCTGGTGGGATCGCTGGTGCGGTTAGCAAAACGGTAATTGCACCCGCTGACAAGGTTAAGATAATCTTCCAAGTAGACTCCCAGCGGCGCTTCTCACTTTACAATGCATGTAAGCTGGGTATGGCAACAGTGAGGAAGCACGGTATAGCTGGATTGTGGATAGGTAATGGCGCAACGATGATACGAGTTGTGCCATATGCCGCCGTGACATTTGTAACGTTTGATTACTATCGTGAGGGGTTTCAGTATTTACTGATCGCCGATCGGACAAGTACTTCAAAGAATGAGGGCACAATGGTTATCATACGGTTCCTGAGTGGCTCACTTTCGGGTGCTACGGCAACGGCGTGCACCTACCCTCTGGACCTCATGAGGGCGCGACTTGCTGTTCACAATTTCGACAAGGGGGTGATCCCCAGCTACTGCCGGGCTTACAGGTCACTGGTGGCCGATCACGGCTGGAGGTCGCTATATTCTGGACTAGTTCCTACTGTTATTGGCATTATGCCCTATGCAGGGTGTAGTTTTGCTGTCTTCGAGACTCTGAAGAGCTATATTGTTCGATGGCGTGAGCTTTCGTCCGAGAAGTCCATTTCTGTGCATGAGAGGATTGTGGCTGGTGGTTTTGCTGGACTTGTTGCTCAGTCCGCTACCTACCCTCTGGACATTGTTCGGCGCCGCATGCAAGTGACGCCAGGTCGTTACCGCGGTGTTTTCCATGCACTTCGTGTGATTTACAAGGAGGAAGGCTTCCTTCAGGGTTGGTATAAAGGCCTTTCCATGAACTGGATTAAAGGCCCCATAGCCGTTAGCACTGTTTTTACTGTCAATGATATCGTTAAGCGGCGCATGCGCGAGTACGATGAGGAGGTAGTGAAATACTCCCGTCGGGGAAACTTGGTGTCTCTTCCAGAGGGGCTTGTTTGCGGAATGATGGCCGCGTGTGTGGCCCAAACATGTACAGCTGCACTTCTTCAACTTAAAATCTTGTTTCAAGTGTGTTTGGGCCGTTTATATTCACGTACAACCGGCCGGCACGGTCCCCTGTCGAATGGTTTGCTCTGCTGGAGAGGTGTTGCAGCCCACGGTGGTGACGTCACAATGATGCGAGTTATTTCGTATGGTGCCCTCACTTACTCACTGTTTGACATATGCCAGACAGCTTCAGAGCGGCTGTTATTTTCTCTAACGCCAACGCCGGCTACAAACTTTGTTGCAGGCGCTGTGGCGACGGCGGCGGCAACGGCTCTGCTGTACCCTATCGCGCATGTGGGCGCCCGAGCAGTGAAACACACGACTCCACGTCACTTTCATTCACATTATTGGCTACTTCACGATATAGCAAAAGCGCAATCTCCGCGATCATTTCGCGAGTGGAGTACCTTTGCGGCTATGGGTGTAGGGCCTGTTGGGGGCGTCGGTTTTGCGACCTACGAATTCCTCAAGGAACACTGTCACTGCACTTCGTTCGGTCACCGACTTTTTGCTGGCGTGCTCGCCTCTTTCGTCGGTCATGTCACTACCTATTTCATTAATGTCGGAAGGCGACGTGGACAGGTGGAGCAACTCACGTCTTCTGGCGTAGTCGACGCTAAGAGTGTGTGTCTAAAACCTGGATTCTATGCTTCTTTCCGCCGCTGCATGCCACGGAGGTGGCCTGTTAGTGCGACGACGTTCGGGATTTCGCTTGCTGTTAATGATATGTGTCGTGACTTGGTTATCCAGGAGAGGAAGGAGATTTTGCACGACATTTTCTTTACAAGGTAA
- a CDS encoding protein phosphatase 2C homolog 2: MGETLSKPVTEKHTSTFETSHIHVGCCAMQGWRKTMEDAHVAQLNLGGNKHHTFIGVFDGHNGNKIAKYCREHLLDELMLTPEYRSGSYDEAFKKAFGAIDSKLSKMSMLRSEGGTAAICVMLTQNEVICANAGDSRAVLYRGTRAIPLSIDHKPSAPGEKERILRAGGTVQSHRVDGNLAVSRAIGDFDYKENSELSWEEQIVTALPDVTRIDIKEEDAFVVVACDGVWDVLSNDDCCQLIHQSFKDTEDDIGLVCEAVLDRCLAPCIQGTGCDNMTIVIARFKPAFFCSER, translated from the coding sequence ATGGGGGAAACGCTGTCCAAACCTGTCACAGAGAAGCACACCAGTACATTTGAAACGTCCCATATTCATGTTGGGTGTTGCGCGATGCAGGGGTGGCGCAAAACCATGGAAGATGCTCACGTAGCTCAGTTGAATTTAGGTGGGAATAAACATCATACATTCATCGGCGTTTTCGATGGACATAACGGTAACAAAATCGCTAAGTATTGTAGGGAACATCTCCTTGATGAGCTGATGCTAACACCAGAGTATCGCAGTGGCTCATACGATGAGGCTTTCAAAAAGGCGTTTGGTGCGATTGACTCCAAGTTGTCCAAAATGTCGATGCTGAGGTCAGAGGGTGGAACTGCGGCCATTTGCGTTATGTTAACTCAAAACGAGGTTATATGCGCAAATGCTGGTGATAGTAGGGCAGTTTTGTACCGTGGAACTCGCGCCATTCCTCTAAGTATTGATCACAAACCTTCTGCTCCGGGTGAAAAGGAGCGTATTTTGCGAGCCGGAGGGACGGTTCAGTCCCATCGTGTCGATGGAAATTTAGCCGTTAGTAGAGCTATAGGTGATTTTGACTACAAAGAGAATAGCGAGTTGTCTTGGGAGGAACAGATAGTTACTGCCTTGCCTGATGTGACTAGAATTGatataaaagaggaagatgcttttgttgttgttgcgtgCGATGGAGTTTGGGATGTTTTGTCAAATGATGACTGTTGTCAGCTGATTCATCAAAGTTTTAAGGATACCGAGGATGATATTGGTTTAGTGTGTGAAGCTGTTCTGGATAGGTGCCTGGCCCCATGCATACAAGGAACAGGCTGTGACAATATGACCATTGTTATAGCAAGATTTAAACCTGCGTTCTTTTGTAGTGAGCGTtga
- a CDS encoding serine/threonine protein kinase, putative produces MCLLIIEHLFYSPCTVTTVLSLKLFGGGEKTGKMSDVPKSQVGTDAKVAVAKKYTGEYYVKGMVGDKKSFAIEHSRGRQKKHTVNEFCVGDAIGRGAFAEVFQCWRPEEPHIVYAMKKIRKDLIVKRKQSLNVHTERDLLSDAKLRQKRVSCPWITDLVVAFQDQDFLYIVTEYCSGGDLISWLIRYDVFPEETARFYFVELVLALNALHKMGYVHRDVKPDNVLIDREGHVKLADFGLSKRDPDQAESTSVADDSYLTEDVTVDDDVKKRFRDKKERKVMFFSTVGSPAYIAPEVLIGRGYDYSCDWWSAGVILYEMIFGYPPFFNDNNTATAKKIIQFKEHLEFPKDQTTVSKEAIDLISHLIADSKERYGFEEIIRHPFCKGVPLTDSIRNEEAPFSVVLNDPKDLQYFEPAPDNADIQKQPMTAVSREDQSVFVGFTSKLCDRNQSTTCSRALGRFHELQNFSDDD; encoded by the coding sequence ATGTGTTTGCTAATTATTGAACATCTTTTCTATTCGCCTTGTACTGTTACTACTGTTTTGAGCCTCAAGCTCTTTggtgggggagaaaaaacaggCAAGATGTCAGATGTGCCTAAATCTCAAGTTGGCACTGACGCAAAGGTTGCCGTTGCCAAAAAGTATACAGGTGAGTACTATGTTAAGGGAATGGTGGGGGACAAGAAAAGTTTTGCTATTGAACATTCCCGAGGTAGACAGAAGAAGCACACAGTGAACGAGTTCTGTGTTGGGGACGCAATTGGGAGGGGTGCATTCGCGGAGGTGTTTCAGTGTTGGAGACCGGAAGAACCTCACATTGTCTATGCCATGAAAAAGATACGAAAGGATCTAATtgtgaaaaggaagcaaTCACTTAATgtacacacagagagagatcTTCTTTCTGACGCAAAACTACGGCAGAAGCGAGTAAGTTGTCCATGGATTACGGATTTGGTGGTAGCATTCCAAGATCAAGACTTCCTTTATATAGTAACAGAGTACTGCTCCGGAGGGGATCTTATTTCTTGGCTCATCCGTTACGATGTCTTCCCGGAAGAAACGGCAAGATTTTATTTCGTTGAGCTGGTTTTAGCACTGAATGCGCTGCACAAGATGGGCTATGTTCACAGGGATGTGAAGCCGGATAATGTCCTTATTGATCGGGAGGGCCATGTTAAATTGGCAGATTTTGGGTTGTCTAAGAGAGATCCGGATCAGGCTGAAAGTACATCCGTAGCCGACGATAGCTATTTAACGGAGGATGTAACCGTTGATGATGACGTAAAGAAACGCTTCAGggataaaaaggaaagaaaggtcaTGTTCTTTTCTACTGTCGGCTCACCCGCCTACATTGCACCTGAGGTTCTAATTGGAAGGGGATATGACTATTCCTGTGACTGGTGGAGCGCTGGTGTTATTCTATATGAAATGATATTTGGATATCCTCCATTTTTCAACGATAATAACACCGCAACCGCTAAGAAGATAATACAGTTCAAAGAGCACTTGGAGTTTCCGAAGGATCAAACGACGGTGTCAAAGGAAGCAATTGATTTGATTTCTCACCTTATTGCCGATTCAAAAGAGCGATACGGGTTTGAGGAAATAATCCGCCACCCATTCTGTAAGGGTGTCCCTCTGACCGACAGTATCCGAAATGAGGAGGCCCCTTTTTCTGTGGTGCTGAATGACCCGAAAGACTTGCAATATTTTGAGCCTGCACCCGACAATGCAGACATCCAAAAGCAGCCGATGACTGCGGTGTCGAGGGAAGATCagtctgtttttgttggctTTACGTCAAAACTTTGCGATAGAAATCAGTCCACAACTTGTTCAAGGGCACTAGGTAGGTTCCACGAGCTGCAGAATTTTTCAGATGATGATTAA
- a CDS encoding small nuclear ribonucleoprotein, putative, whose amino-acid sequence MEGVADIPLRAICEATGFLVKVETTDGSVYDGKLMQLDAICGDIELIDVRCQHRDSSLSVEGRVFLKGSSVRLVHLPSDLKRAPFLDWRNLSIQKQLKSSLKASKGGENKWPKRTRTKPTKLEHRKKKLLL is encoded by the coding sequence ATGGAAGGTGTAGCTGATATTCCCTTACGTGCCATTTGTGAGGCGACCGGATTCCTCGTCAAGGTGGAAACTACTGATGGCAGTGTTTATGATGGCAAGCTGATGCAACTTGATGCAATATGCGGGGACATAGAACTTATTGATGTGCGGTGCCAGCACCGAGACTCTTCGCTTTCTGTAGAGGGTCGTGTTTTCTTAAAGGGATCAAGTGTACGACTTGTGCACCTTCCATCAGATCTGAAGAGGGCACCGTTCCtggactggaggaatttgtCTATCCAAAAACAGTTGAAAAGCAGCTTAAAAGCCTCGAAGGGCGGCGAGAataaatggccaaaaagaaCACGTACGAAGCCTACAAAACTAGAGCATCGAAAGAAAAAGCTACTCCTATGA
- a CDS encoding T. brucei spp.-specific protein — translation MGYDGRSSDPKRTGDPCGYFTIFVAFPSLAAPRVSMEIERSPFLMLQRGAAPRCGRSLLWNCLHLSFTSVSSTSRRAPP, via the coding sequence ATGGGGTACGACGGACGATCGTCGGATCCGAAGCGGACGGGGGACCCCTGTGGCTACTTCACCATCTTCGTAGCCTTCCCGTCATTAGCAGCCCCTCGTGTGAGCATGGAAATTGAGAGGAGCCCCTTTCTTATGCTGCAGCGCGGAGCAGCGCCCCGATGTGGGAGATCGTTGTTGTGGAATTGTCTccatctttcttttacttctgttTCCAGCACATCGCGGCGGGCGCCGCCGTAA
- a CDS encoding ubiquitin-like protein DSK2, putative, translated as MSITIKLTNGDKKTVEVPDLSITVIQFKELAENAVEIPAAEQRIVLRGKVLKDTDVLSAVGLEHGQAVHIVRGQQPKTQATSTSAPVPGPSNPPHVASNSYSTASNAPMNSNSESSNPYMPLAGYMPTSLSGGVNAAGMGGSFPPFSSDAAAQLMQSPLFSQMMRDMLGNPQFMQTMMQFAGNQSRGNDAGMQQLLSDPLMMQYVMQLASNPEFLQEMTRMVPGGGPLSAPQTPFFGQPIPNLTGAPQGGGLSQPQGDPRVVYQSQLQQLRDMGFPNEEANIAALQQTQGNIHFAIERLLNG; from the coding sequence ATGAGCATCACCATAAAGTTGACCAACGGTGATAAGAAGACTGTCGAAGTACCTGACCTAAGTATAACAGTTATCCAGTTTAAGGAACTTGCGGAGAACGCTGTTGAGATACCTGCAGCTGAGCAAAGAATTGTTTTGCGAGGAAAGGTTCTTAAGGATACAGATGTTCTCTCCGCGGTGGGCTTGGAGCACGGACAAGCTGTTCACATTGTGCGCGGACAACAGCCGAAAACTCAAGCAACATCCACGTCTGCACCCGTCCCAGGACCCTCAAACCCGCCTCACGTGGCGAGTAATTCGTACTCTACCGCGTCTAATGCTCCCATGAATTCAAATTCTGAGAGTTCCAACCCTTATATGCCGCTGGCGGGATATATGCCAACTTCACTGAGTGGGGGTGTAAACGCTGCGGGTATGGGAGGATCGTTCCCCCCGTTTTCCAGTGATGCTGCTGCGCAATTGATGCAGTCTCCGTTGTTTTCCCAAATGATGCGGGATATGTTGGGAAATCCGCAGTTTATGCAGACAATGATGCAATTTGCTGGAAACCAGTCAAGGGGCAATGATGCAGGAATGCAGCAACTGTTAAGCGACCCTCTCATGATGCAATACGTCATGCAGTTGGCGTCTAATCCGGAATTTTTGCAGGAGATGACGCGAATGGTGCCCGGAGGAGGCCCCCTTTCCGCCCCTCaaactcccttttttggaCAGCCAATCCCGAACTTGACAGGGGCACCGCAAGGAGGTGGTTTGTCGCAACCTCAGGGAGACCCACGGGTTGTGTACCAATCCCAACTTCAACAGTTAAGGGATATGGGGTTTCCGAACGAAGAAGCGAATATTGCGGCATTGCAGCAAACCCAAGGTAATATTCACTTCGCGATCGAAAGGCTTTTAAATGGGTAA
- a CDS encoding CDC2-related protein kinase → MTMLGALTGRQLSSGLKDQFDRYNRMDILGEGTYGVVYRAVDRATGQIVALKKVRLDRTDEGIPQTALREVSILQEIHHPNIVNLLDVICADGKLYLIFEYVDHDLKKALEKRGGAFTGTTLKKIIYQLLEGLSFCHRHRIVHRDLKPANILVTTDNSVKIADFGLARAFQIPMHTYTHEVVTLWYRAPEILLGEKHYTPAVDMWSIGCIFAELARGKVLFRGDSEIGQLFEIFQVLGTPMDAEGSWLGVSSLPDYRDVFPKWSGKPLTQVLPALDGDAVDLLSQMLRYNPAERISAKAALQHPWFSDAMF, encoded by the coding sequence ATGACAATGCTTGGGGCGTTAACCGGTCGACAACTTTCCTCTGGTCTTAAGGATCAGTTCGACCGCTATAATCGAATGGACATACTTGGAGAAGGAACGTATGGAGTTGTATACCGTGCTGTTGACAGGGCAACGGGACAGATCGTCGCACTGAAGAAAGTGAGATTAGATCGCACCGATGAGGGAATACCTCAAACAGCTCTTCGGGAAGTATCTATTTTGCAAGAAATCCATCACCCCAACATTGTTAATCTTCTAGATGTTATATGTGCCGATGGGAAGCTTTACTTGATATTTGAGTATGTTGATCATGATCTCAAAAAGGCTCTCGAAAAGAGGGGTGGAGCATTCACGGGAACTACACTAAAAAAGATAATTTACCAGCTACTCGAGGGACTTTCGTTTTGTCATCGGCACCGCATTGTCCATCGAGACCTAAAACCAGCAAACATACTTGTCACCACGGATAATTCCGTTAAAATAGCAGACTTTGGATTGGCTCGCGCTTTCCAGATTCCGATGCACACTTACACTCACGAGGTTGTCACACTCTGGTATAGAGCGCCAGAGATTCTCCTCGGTGAAAAGCACTACACCCCGGCAGTGGATATGTGGAGCATTGGTTGTATTTTTGCTGAACTAGCTCGAGGTAAGGTACTCTTTCGTGGTGACAGTGAGATTGGACAGTTATTTGAGATTTTTCAGGTGCTTGGCACCCCAATGGATGCTGAGGGGTCGTGGTTGGGGGTGTCGTCTCTTCCAGACTATCGTGACGTCTTTCCAAAGTGGAGTGGAAAACCCCTCACTCAGGTGTTACCAGCGCTTGACGGTGATGCCGTTGATCTGCTTTCTCAGATGCTGAGGTATAACCCTGCTGAACGTATTTCAGCCAAGgcggcactgcaacatccaTGGTTTAGTGATGCCATGTTTTAG
- a CDS encoding Mitochondrial elongation factor G, putative, which produces MRRFCDVVFYPNRFYRLASSAFLKNIDKLRNIGISAHIDSGKTTVTERILFYTGRIDKIHEVKGGSEVGATMDSMELEKERGITIRSAATQCKWGDHLINIIDTPGHVDFTIEVERALRVLDGAVMLMCGVGGVQSQTLTVDRQMKRYGVPRVCFINKLDRDNANPRRALEMARERLGVNAAFIHLNMGVAQDFEGVVDVIESRAVYFDGKNGEKIRFEDIPSYIADDVVATRKELISRLADCDAEMEDVFLNDVEPTAEQIHSAIRRTTIANKFVPVLVGSAYKNKGIQLLLDAVCRYLPSPMEKPNSGYSVTKVKDDEGNVANVKGEIVPLATDDEKPLVAAIFKLEETKKTGLLNYIRVYQGKMRREHLMNVRSGKTFLPQKLVRMHANSTDQIDEVRAGDICAIQGEIDASSGDTIVKAGVTAGQLITCEDMYVPPRVISASVKINNDRDSSKLRERMGAFMREDPTFCFYRNTETNEDIVEGMGELHLDIYIERLKREYDLEVVLGKPTVNYREVITERKEFDFVYKRQSGGAGQWAQLKGFIDVLPIDMSVEKGVKNKVTVKCSNGDVREALQKSVVKQLERKIFVKGELMGAPVWGVHFHLSGGAMHEVDSTDLAFRNATQELWETLLPQLKPTLVEPYMVVEITVPSTCMTDVSTEFAKREGVVTETTISGTDAIIRGETALDTMFGFISDLRRLTKGQGDFGMQFKEYRPMQQYKAQCRMDERNKDLGRKLYRLSGQ; this is translated from the coding sequence ATGAGGAGGTTTTGTGATGTCGTCTTTTATCCGAACCGATTTTACCGATTGGCGTCGTCGGCTTTCTTAAAAAACATTGATAAGCTTCGAAATATCGGTATCAGCGCACACATTGACAGTGGAAAGACAACTGTCACTGAACGAATCCTTTTTTATACCGGTAGAATCGACAAAATCCACGAAGTTAAAGGGGGATCAGAGGTTGGTGCAACAATGGATTCGATGGagcttgaaaaagaaagggggataACAATCCGTTCCGCCGCAACACAGTGCAAATGGGGTGATCATTTGATTAATATAATAGACACCCCTGGACATGTCGATTTTACTATTGAAGTGGAACGTGCCCTTCGTGTCCTCGACGGTGCAGTGATGCTGATGTGCGGAGTCGGTGGTGTGCAGAGTCAGACCCTTACTGTGGACAGACAGATGAAGAGGTATGGTGTGCcccgtgtttgttttatcaATAAACTAGATCGTGACAATGCTAACCCTAGGCGTGCATTGGAAATGGCGAGGGAACGCTTGGGGGTGAATGCCGCATTTATTCATCTCAATATGGGAGTTGCACAAGACTTTGAAGGTGTTGTCGACGTCATAGAGTCCCGTGCTGTATACTTTGACGgtaaaaatggggaaaagatcCGATTTGAGGATATACCAAGCTACATTGCCGATGACGTGGTGGCAACACGAAAGGAGCTTATATCAAGATTGGCTGACTGTGATGCCGAAATGGAAGATGTTTTCTTAAACGATGTGGAGCCTACAGCAGAGCAGATTCACTCAGCGATTCGGCGCACCACGATTGCAAACAAGTTTGTGCCTGTGTTAGTGGGTTCAGCCTACAAGAACAAAGGCATACAACTTCTTCTTGATGCCGTCTGTCGTTACCTACCTTCCCCAATGGAGAAGCCAAATTCGGGTTACTCGGTGACCAAGGTAAAGGACGATGAAGGTAACGTTGCCAACGTTAAGGGCGAGATCGTTCCTTTAGCGACTGATGACGAAAAACCTCTCGTGGCAGCTATATTTAAGCTTgaggaaacgaagaaaacCGGCCTTCTTAATTACATTCGTGTTTACCAGGGTAAAATGAGAAGGGAACATTTAATGAATGTTCGTAGCGGAAAAACGTTTCTTCCTCAGAAGCTGGTCCGTATGCACGCGAATTCCACCGATCAGATCGATGAAGTGAGGGCGGGTGACATATGCGCTATCCAGGGTGAAATCGATGCGTCATCTGGAGATACTATCGTGAAGGCAGGTGTGACGGCCGGTCAACTAATTACTTGTGAGGACATGTATGTACCACCACGTGTCATTTCCGCGTCAGTCAAAATCAACAATGACCGCGACAGTAGCAAGTTGAGAGAGCGAATGGGCGCATTCATGCGGGAGGACCCgactttctgtttttatcgTAACACGGAAACAAATGAGGATATCGTCGAAGGCATGGGGGAACTTCATCTCGATATATACATTGAGCGCTTGAAGCGCGAGTATGATCTTGAAGTGGTGTTGGGCAAACCGACGGTCAACTATCGTGAAGTGATCACTGAGAGAAAGGAATTTGATTTCGTTTACAAAAGGCAAAGTGGTGGTGCAGGACAGTGGGCCCAACTGAAGGGATTCATCGATGTGCTACCCATTGATATGTCGGTGGAGAAAGGAGTGAAAAACAAGGTTACCGTAAAGTGTTCCAACGGGGATGTACGTGAGGCCTTACAAAAGTCTGTCGTCAAACAGCTGGAGAGGAAAATTTTTGTGAAGGGGGAGTTGATGGGCGCTCCTGTATGGGGCGTTCACTTTCACCTTAGCGGGGGTGCGATGCATGAGGTGGACTCGACAGACTTAGCATTCAGGAACGCAACTCAAGAGCTGTGGGAGACGCTCCTTCCTCAGTTAAAACCTACACTTGTTGAACCCTACATGGTTGTGGAGATTACAGTTCCATCGACTTGCATGACTGATGTGAGCACTGAGTTTGCAAAGCGTGAAGGCGTTGTTACAGAGACGACTATTAGCGGAACAGATGCTATAATTCGTGGAGAGACAGCTCTGGATACAATGTTTGGGTTCATTTCTGATCTCCGCAGACTTACAAAGGGTCAAGGGGATTTTGGCATGCAGTTTAAGGAGTACCGACCGATGCAGCAGTACAAAGCGCAATGCCGCATGGACGAGCGGAACAAAGACCTTGGTCGTAAGCTGTACAGGTTGAGTGGACAGTAA